Proteins encoded in a region of the Polynucleobacter antarcticus genome:
- a CDS encoding heavy-metal-associated domain-containing protein has translation MFNLKVSGMTCGGCINAVTRAVQAQDPLAKVQADLATQVLTLETTLSPELAGQLISDAGFPLSQ, from the coding sequence ATGTTTAATCTCAAAGTTTCCGGCATGACCTGTGGCGGTTGTATTAATGCTGTCACCCGTGCGGTTCAGGCTCAAGACCCATTGGCCAAGGTGCAGGCTGATTTAGCGACCCAAGTGCTGACCTTGGAAACGACCTTATCGCCTGAGTTGGCTGGCCAGTTAATCAGTGATGCTGGCTTTCCCTTATCTCAGTGA
- a CDS encoding DUF3047 domain-containing protein — translation MLSRIFLLLCVGATTLLTGCAALTGNSVQNEAGQAFNADQLPAQEELPKFSAEKARTGMPQGWHFYRIAPHKKNTVYRLENYQGRTVLAANSKVSASGLAVKLTPRTVQNLSLQWEWKAVGAIPKADNAEGHHDDAPLRILVAFDGNKTKLPLKEKFTFEMASLISGQEMPYATLMYIWSGKSPVNTIINNAHTSRIKMIVVDSGWENLGNWHKHERDLAADYKLAYGVAPGNLIGIALLTDTDNTKSETRALYGDIELVRKNPK, via the coding sequence ATGCTCTCCAGAATATTCTTGCTCTTATGCGTTGGCGCTACCACGCTGCTGACTGGCTGCGCTGCGCTGACAGGTAACTCTGTTCAAAATGAGGCGGGGCAAGCATTTAATGCAGATCAGTTACCAGCCCAGGAGGAATTGCCTAAATTTTCTGCAGAAAAAGCACGTACTGGTATGCCTCAAGGATGGCATTTTTATCGCATCGCACCGCATAAGAAAAATACGGTTTACCGCTTGGAAAATTATCAGGGCAGAACAGTTCTTGCCGCTAACTCTAAAGTCTCTGCTTCAGGTCTAGCCGTAAAACTTACGCCCCGCACAGTGCAAAACTTATCACTACAGTGGGAGTGGAAGGCAGTGGGCGCGATACCGAAAGCAGATAATGCAGAAGGCCATCATGATGACGCGCCCCTCAGAATTCTTGTGGCCTTTGATGGTAATAAAACCAAATTACCGCTTAAAGAAAAATTTACCTTTGAGATGGCTAGTTTAATTAGCGGTCAAGAGATGCCCTATGCCACGCTGATGTACATCTGGTCAGGTAAAAGTCCCGTGAATACTATTATCAATAATGCACATACATCGCGCATTAAAATGATTGTGGTCGATTCTGGTTGGGAAAACTTAGGCAATTGGCACAAGCATGAGCGGGACCTCGCGGCAGATTACAAGCTCGCTTATGGAGTGGCGCCAGGCAATCTGATTGGTATTGCCTTACTCACTGATACCGATAATACGAAATCAGAAACGCGTGCACTGTATGGTGATATTGAGTTGGTCCGTAAAAATCCAAAATAA
- a CDS encoding glycosyltransferase family 39 protein, with protein MRHQSPSSWAAICIFIAAVVHFALGFSIEFSVDEAHYVLYAKHLAWSYFDHPPLVGWIQWPLVSLTSSEGIIRLIPEMLWILSAYLVYQVTLEIHHVLQGRNAGYLTTALPSASLCGLMAVLAIVAAPLPHVLAIGLLPDTLLTPLSLGLMWMALRWIRKDVVSMADWLLMGLLLGLAGLSKYTAVFTAFALLLVFLSAPKKPWLNTMGFWFAALLALIIISPVLYWNWVNDWISFKYQIAHGSGGTWAWRRVAAFIGIQIACFGPLLLIGLFIFVKDCLRSNKVILVALLSFFFIPFTIFAALSGGGGLPHWTMPAWFCLAPFVGIGLAKAWVMKGRLTIKIIFIVQVLICLLGFSFVLAGGINSAAIKSNPIADLYGWKIAGQKAAQLAQASKVEGIAVQNWTLGSRAAWYASPLPVFVLDQRKDQFDLWFGGLPNGASVLLMNWSGMAFNPPIGGNRAFERCEPLESLEVIRFGQVLSRFDFSLCHHWQDAGTPR; from the coding sequence ATGCGCCATCAATCCCCCTCAAGCTGGGCTGCCATTTGCATCTTTATTGCCGCAGTGGTGCATTTCGCCTTGGGCTTCTCGATTGAATTCTCAGTAGATGAAGCGCATTACGTTCTATATGCCAAGCATTTAGCTTGGAGTTACTTTGATCACCCTCCTCTCGTCGGATGGATTCAATGGCCACTCGTTAGTCTGACTTCTTCTGAAGGCATCATTCGGCTCATCCCTGAAATGCTTTGGATACTGTCTGCCTACTTGGTCTATCAAGTGACCCTAGAAATTCATCATGTGCTTCAGGGGCGTAATGCAGGCTATTTAACTACTGCTCTACCTTCAGCTAGTTTGTGCGGATTGATGGCAGTGCTGGCTATTGTTGCAGCGCCGCTGCCCCATGTTTTAGCGATTGGCCTTTTGCCAGACACCCTATTGACCCCATTGAGCCTTGGCCTCATGTGGATGGCATTACGCTGGATCAGAAAAGATGTTGTTTCAATGGCAGATTGGCTGCTAATGGGCTTACTCTTGGGTCTGGCAGGACTCAGTAAATACACAGCTGTATTTACTGCCTTTGCGCTCTTACTGGTCTTTTTAAGTGCCCCCAAAAAACCTTGGCTTAACACAATGGGTTTTTGGTTCGCTGCCCTTCTAGCGCTCATCATCATTAGCCCAGTGCTGTACTGGAACTGGGTAAACGATTGGATCTCCTTCAAATACCAAATTGCCCATGGCAGTGGCGGTACCTGGGCCTGGCGCAGGGTGGCTGCTTTTATCGGCATACAGATTGCTTGTTTTGGTCCGCTCCTACTCATCGGCCTCTTTATATTTGTCAAGGACTGTCTACGTTCGAACAAAGTCATTCTGGTGGCTTTGCTTAGCTTCTTTTTCATCCCCTTTACTATTTTTGCCGCTTTATCCGGTGGCGGTGGCTTACCCCACTGGACCATGCCTGCTTGGTTTTGCTTAGCCCCTTTTGTGGGGATTGGTCTCGCCAAAGCCTGGGTGATGAAAGGTCGCTTGACTATTAAAATCATTTTTATAGTGCAAGTTCTGATTTGTCTATTAGGATTTAGTTTTGTACTCGCTGGAGGCATCAATAGCGCCGCGATTAAATCGAATCCCATTGCCGATCTCTATGGTTGGAAGATAGCCGGTCAAAAAGCAGCCCAACTTGCACAGGCCAGCAAAGTTGAGGGAATTGCCGTACAGAATTGGACTTTGGGCAGCAGAGCAGCTTGGTATGCCAGCCCCCTCCCCGTTTTTGTTCTCGATCAGCGTAAAGATCAGTTTGACCTCTGGTTTGGGGGGCTTCCCAATGGGGCCAGCGTCTTGCTAATGAATTGGTCAGGCATGGCCTTTAATCCTCCGATCGGAGGAAATAGGGCTTTTGAACGGTGCGAACCCTTAGAGAGCCTAGAAGTAATCCGTTTTGGTCAGGTTCTGTCAAGATTTGACTTTAGCCTATGCCATCACTGGCAAGATGCTGGGACTCCACGCTAA
- a CDS encoding DUF3305 domain-containing protein has translation MRFAVVMRKEFIDNPWISFRWAPQEVLPDFGEFTSQSGQPSKIDQISGQFLGRDEQGETWLFTGYELNLFPDEAEGYYLNLSATKPCWFVMWRLEEDIERYIDEQSLELAKSEPTFAVPHRISVSYNEAGRLLDGGESVDNVLLSTEHASWLQEYVNQHYRPEPKKRHRPESFKGANRAVED, from the coding sequence ATGCGATTTGCTGTTGTCATGCGTAAGGAGTTTATTGATAACCCATGGATTTCTTTCCGTTGGGCGCCTCAGGAAGTGTTGCCTGATTTTGGCGAATTTACTAGTCAGTCAGGTCAGCCCAGCAAAATAGATCAAATCTCTGGGCAATTTTTGGGAAGAGATGAGCAGGGAGAGACTTGGTTGTTTACAGGTTATGAACTAAATCTTTTTCCAGATGAAGCAGAGGGTTATTACTTGAACCTATCAGCAACCAAGCCTTGCTGGTTTGTCATGTGGCGTCTTGAGGAAGATATCGAACGCTATATTGATGAGCAATCTCTTGAGTTGGCTAAATCTGAACCCACCTTTGCCGTACCGCACCGCATTAGTGTGAGCTATAACGAGGCAGGACGCCTTCTCGATGGTGGTGAATCTGTTGATAATGTTCTGCTCAGTACAGAGCATGCTTCATGGTTACAAGAGTACGTTAATCAGCACTATCGTCCTGAGCCAAAAAAACGGCATCGTCCTGAGTCATTTAAGGGCGCGAATCGAGCGGTGGAGGATTAA
- a CDS encoding DUF3306 domain-containing protein, which yields MADGFLNRWSRRKAGEQIEPDKKSVDTTKQDLAINNDAIANAPQQEELPPVITLDDVEKIDRFAPDFSAFIQPGVDPAVQQAAMKKMFSDPHFNIMDGLDIYIGDYSKPDPIPLEMLKRMVQSDMLNIFRKDDEVDQDAKKLPETANADAVPSTEAAVLIEDQHLPPVQETDLTSEELTPDSGLDSITTVPVDKKTT from the coding sequence ATGGCTGATGGCTTTCTGAATCGTTGGTCACGCCGAAAGGCGGGAGAACAAATCGAGCCTGATAAAAAATCAGTCGATACGACTAAGCAAGATCTTGCTATTAACAATGATGCGATTGCAAATGCACCTCAGCAAGAAGAGTTACCCCCTGTAATCACCTTAGATGATGTAGAAAAGATAGACCGTTTTGCACCAGATTTCTCGGCCTTTATTCAGCCAGGTGTAGATCCTGCAGTTCAACAAGCGGCCATGAAGAAAATGTTTTCTGATCCGCACTTCAACATCATGGATGGCTTAGATATTTACATTGGTGACTACTCTAAGCCCGATCCGATTCCTTTAGAAATGCTCAAACGCATGGTGCAGTCCGACATGCTCAATATCTTTCGCAAGGATGATGAAGTCGATCAGGATGCTAAAAAGCTACCCGAGACCGCTAATGCAGATGCTGTTCCATCGACTGAGGCTGCAGTATTGATAGAAGATCAGCATTTACCCCCAGTGCAGGAAACTGATTTAACATCCGAAGAACTGACCCCCGATTCAGGGCTGGATTCCATCACTACCGTTCCCGTAGATAAAAAAACAACTTAA
- a CDS encoding 4Fe-4S dicluster domain-containing protein: MSQKLLCNCNGTMPLDAKVLGVPVHTSLCRQEVGVAMKAMNGSEELIIACTQESALFSELAMQSEKPLVAPLRFVNIREIAGWTQEAKTSSPKIAALLALADMPAADPVPVVNYESQGRLLIVGPGHQALSWAEKLGSSLDVSVLCTDPSPLPLARNFPVYTGQVTKLEGYLGNFTVDWDLQNPIDPEMCTRCGACVEVCPEGAIDDAFQIDLNKCKSHRACVTACAGIGAIAFDRVERKRSSEFDLVMDLRSDPQMQMSQTPQGYFAPGSDAFEQSLVAQQLLGLVGEFEKPKYFVYNEKICAHGRNGKVGCNACIDACSTGAISSLFNNGQGTVEVNPNLCMGCGACSTVCPSGAMRYNYPSVPHQGKEIKALASVFGAESAKAKQSIAPTLLLHNLKVGTQLIDALGRAAHLRPKQFQGLPSFVLPYGIEHIASTGLDVWLGALSYGFGEVVLLLTGDEDPSYRAALETQSTLGNAMLAAYRFDARISLIQLDSVEDLQAASAAMGKLRQRGALPAICSPASFGLTTQKRETIEAVLEHLEKQAKTPLPVGGVALPSSSFLGGLKINQDACTLCMSCVGSCPEGALLDNLDEPKLSFIEKQCVQCGICVQTCPEKALALAPRLQTVEARKQRVEINETKPFHCISCGKVFGTAKMVDLMLLKLGAHGAFSGSLDRLKMCSDCRVVDMVNKET; encoded by the coding sequence ATGAGCCAAAAATTACTTTGCAATTGCAATGGAACCATGCCCTTAGATGCCAAGGTGCTGGGCGTGCCTGTGCATACCTCCTTGTGTCGACAAGAAGTGGGCGTAGCAATGAAGGCAATGAATGGCAGTGAAGAGCTGATCATTGCTTGTACTCAAGAAAGTGCGCTCTTTAGTGAATTAGCTATGCAGTCAGAAAAGCCATTGGTAGCACCACTACGTTTTGTAAATATTCGTGAGATAGCGGGTTGGACTCAAGAAGCTAAAACATCTTCACCGAAGATTGCCGCTTTGCTGGCCTTGGCAGACATGCCTGCAGCTGATCCAGTGCCTGTTGTCAATTATGAGAGTCAGGGAAGGTTGCTGATTGTGGGGCCTGGCCATCAAGCCTTATCTTGGGCTGAAAAACTGGGTTCCTCTCTCGATGTATCAGTGTTGTGTACCGATCCAAGCCCACTACCACTCGCTAGAAATTTCCCCGTTTATACAGGTCAAGTAACAAAGTTAGAGGGCTATCTCGGTAACTTTACGGTGGATTGGGATTTGCAAAATCCAATCGATCCCGAGATGTGTACTCGGTGTGGTGCTTGCGTCGAAGTCTGTCCTGAGGGCGCTATCGATGATGCATTTCAGATTGATTTAAATAAATGTAAGTCGCACCGCGCCTGCGTTACGGCCTGCGCAGGAATTGGTGCCATTGCGTTTGATCGGGTGGAGCGCAAACGTAGTTCTGAGTTTGATTTAGTTATGGATTTGCGCAGCGACCCACAGATGCAAATGAGTCAAACACCGCAAGGTTATTTTGCGCCAGGCTCAGATGCATTTGAGCAATCTCTTGTTGCGCAGCAACTACTCGGGCTAGTTGGGGAATTTGAGAAGCCCAAGTATTTTGTCTATAACGAAAAAATATGCGCGCATGGCCGTAATGGCAAAGTAGGGTGCAATGCTTGTATTGATGCTTGCTCTACGGGTGCGATTAGTTCTTTATTCAATAATGGCCAAGGCACTGTTGAGGTCAACCCGAATTTGTGTATGGGTTGTGGTGCTTGTTCAACGGTGTGTCCATCAGGTGCAATGCGCTATAACTATCCGAGCGTACCGCATCAAGGAAAAGAAATTAAGGCCCTTGCTTCCGTCTTTGGTGCTGAGAGCGCTAAGGCAAAGCAATCCATTGCGCCAACCTTATTGCTACACAACTTAAAAGTAGGCACTCAACTAATAGATGCCCTCGGACGAGCAGCCCACTTACGACCCAAGCAGTTTCAGGGCCTACCTTCTTTTGTTCTGCCCTACGGCATTGAGCATATTGCCTCTACCGGTTTAGATGTGTGGCTGGGCGCCTTGAGTTATGGCTTTGGTGAAGTGGTGCTTTTACTGACTGGAGATGAAGATCCATCCTACCGCGCCGCTTTGGAAACCCAAAGTACCTTAGGCAACGCGATGTTGGCTGCTTATAGATTTGATGCCAGGATTTCTTTGATTCAGCTCGATTCTGTAGAGGACCTGCAAGCTGCCTCGGCTGCAATGGGTAAGCTGCGTCAGCGCGGTGCCTTGCCAGCGATTTGCTCTCCTGCTAGCTTTGGCCTCACGACGCAAAAGCGGGAAACCATTGAAGCGGTTCTGGAGCATCTAGAAAAGCAAGCAAAAACACCGCTTCCAGTTGGTGGAGTCGCTTTGCCTTCATCTTCTTTCTTGGGTGGCCTCAAGATCAATCAAGATGCCTGCACCTTGTGTATGTCTTGCGTAGGTAGCTGTCCTGAAGGCGCTTTACTAGATAATTTAGATGAACCTAAGCTCTCTTTTATTGAGAAGCAGTGCGTTCAATGCGGCATTTGTGTACAAACTTGCCCAGAGAAGGCTCTTGCTTTGGCACCCCGATTGCAGACTGTAGAGGCACGTAAGCAACGTGTCGAAATCAATGAAACTAAGCCCTTTCATTGCATTAGTTGCGGCAAGGTGTTTGGTACTGCCAAGATGGTAGATCTGATGCTCCTCAAGTTAGGAGCTCATGGGGCGTTTTCTGGATCACTGGATAGGTTAAAAATGTGTAGTGATTGTCGTGTAGTGGATATGGTGAATAAAGAAACATGA
- a CDS encoding formate dehydrogenase, with the protein MSTKSTTAVNEENKPARRKFFIGAGATVGAVAVASQTSIGKAVIQEIGSTVKSKDEGYQLTAHIRKYYETTML; encoded by the coding sequence ATGAGCACTAAATCTACTACTGCAGTAAATGAAGAAAATAAACCTGCACGCAGGAAGTTTTTTATCGGAGCAGGTGCCACTGTCGGTGCCGTAGCCGTTGCCTCACAAACCTCCATTGGTAAAGCAGTGATTCAGGAGATCGGTAGTACTGTCAAATCTAAGGATGAAGGCTATCAGTTGACCGCCCATATTCGAAAATATTACGAAACAACGATGCTCTAA
- the apbC gene encoding iron-sulfur cluster carrier protein ApbC — MAVTVEIVQAALKGLIDPNTNIDFVAGKNVKNLRVDGADITLDIVLGYPAKSQFDAIRKSVISVLRELPDVKNVTVNVSSQIVAHAVQRGVKLLPGVKNIIAVASGKGGVGKSTTAVNLALALAAEGAQVGMLDADIYGPSQPMMLGITGRPEAVADNMIEPMEGHGLQASSIGFLIDADAPMVWRGPMVTSALEQLLRQTRWRDLDYLIVDMPPGTGDIQLTLAQKVPVTGAVIVTTPQDVALLDARKGLKMFEKVGVPIVGIIENMSTYVCPNCSHEEHIFGSGGGEKMCKEYGTDFLGALPLNLSIRAQADAGRPTVVADPDGAISIIYKTIARRVAIRVASLSKDMSSKFPSIVVQNT, encoded by the coding sequence GTGGCAGTTACCGTAGAAATAGTTCAAGCAGCATTAAAGGGTCTGATAGACCCAAATACCAATATCGATTTTGTGGCAGGTAAGAATGTCAAAAATTTGCGAGTGGATGGTGCAGATATCACCCTTGATATTGTGTTGGGATATCCGGCCAAAAGTCAGTTTGATGCCATTCGTAAATCGGTCATCAGTGTTCTGCGCGAACTGCCTGACGTGAAGAATGTCACCGTCAATGTCAGCAGTCAAATTGTGGCCCATGCCGTGCAGCGTGGCGTAAAGCTATTGCCTGGGGTGAAAAATATTATTGCAGTAGCTAGTGGCAAGGGTGGTGTTGGTAAATCGACTACAGCAGTTAACTTAGCCTTGGCTCTAGCTGCAGAAGGTGCACAAGTTGGTATGTTAGATGCCGATATTTACGGTCCAAGTCAACCGATGATGTTGGGTATTACCGGCAGACCCGAAGCAGTTGCAGACAATATGATTGAGCCGATGGAAGGGCATGGTTTGCAAGCAAGCTCAATTGGCTTTTTAATTGATGCCGATGCGCCTATGGTATGGCGTGGCCCGATGGTCACCTCCGCTTTAGAGCAACTACTTCGTCAAACCCGTTGGCGCGATCTCGATTATTTGATTGTGGATATGCCCCCAGGTACTGGTGATATTCAATTAACCTTAGCGCAAAAAGTGCCAGTGACAGGCGCAGTGATTGTCACTACTCCTCAAGATGTTGCATTATTAGATGCGCGCAAGGGTCTCAAAATGTTTGAGAAGGTAGGCGTTCCCATTGTTGGCATCATTGAAAACATGAGCACTTATGTTTGCCCAAACTGCAGCCATGAAGAACATATTTTTGGTAGTGGCGGCGGAGAGAAAATGTGTAAAGAGTATGGCACTGACTTTTTGGGCGCGCTCCCTTTGAATTTATCAATTCGTGCACAAGCCGATGCTGGGCGACCTACTGTAGTCGCTGATCCTGATGGTGCGATTAGTATTATTTATAAAACGATTGCCAGACGCGTGGCTATTAGGGTGGCCAGCCTATCAAAAGATATGAGTAGTAAATTTCCGAGCATTGTTGTTCAGAATACCTAA
- a CDS encoding TorD/DmsD family molecular chaperone, whose amino-acid sequence MSEPIKAPINEPTMEHTSTEIGDVGLPEDLARADLYGLIARLFHQAPDQELLDQIVASIPQGEEAQNTDAPLSKVWQSVAAAAKSHSAKEWQDEFDLNFISVGRPNVILNGSYYMAGHLNERPLVNIRNALAKFGLEAAEQITETEDHISALCEVMRYLIAGDDVEISNLTNQQIFFNDHIRPWYDELCDAIDAIPELLLYQPVAALTREFLAIEGQSFDML is encoded by the coding sequence ATGAGCGAACCAATAAAAGCACCAATAAATGAGCCAACAATGGAACATACCTCCACTGAGATTGGGGATGTGGGGCTCCCAGAAGACTTGGCGCGAGCCGATCTATATGGCCTGATTGCCAGGCTCTTTCATCAAGCGCCCGACCAAGAGTTGCTTGATCAGATAGTGGCTTCTATTCCCCAGGGGGAGGAAGCTCAAAATACAGATGCACCTTTATCAAAGGTATGGCAGAGCGTGGCTGCAGCGGCAAAGTCCCATTCCGCTAAGGAATGGCAGGATGAATTTGATTTGAATTTCATCAGCGTAGGTCGGCCTAATGTCATTCTTAATGGCTCTTATTACATGGCGGGCCACTTAAATGAGCGGCCATTGGTCAATATTCGTAATGCCTTAGCAAAGTTCGGCCTAGAGGCCGCTGAGCAAATTACGGAGACAGAGGACCACATTTCTGCGCTATGTGAGGTGATGCGCTACCTTATTGCAGGGGATGATGTGGAGATATCCAACCTCACAAATCAGCAAATCTTTTTTAATGACCATATTCGCCCTTGGTATGACGAATTATGTGATGCGATTGATGCTATTCCAGAGTTGCTCCTTTATCAGCCAGTTGCTGCTTTGACTAGAGAGTTTTTGGCTATTGAGGGGCAGAGTTTTGACATGCTTTAA
- a CDS encoding heavy metal translocating P-type ATPase has product MTTSKLTHSEFFTLDIGGMTCASCLNRVEKALSSIPGVEAATVNLATEQARIRIKPGTASLEDIINAVEKTGYSAKESTPQGNASRDVAKSFWAADGLARVVLGFMLSTPLFLPMVLMPFGVDWSLSGWWQLALATPVQFILGWRFYVAGYKSLMAGAGNMDLLVALGTSAAYGLSLYLLLNSSHAHELYFEGSAVIICMVLLGKWLEARAKQQTSEAIRALQKLWPEHAKVIDRQLTELGSSSIRPDQYRDLPLDQVLPGDRVWVLPGERIPVDGTILSGTSHVDESLLTGESTPVKKSVDAKVIGGSLNGEGALVVSAVAVGVESVLSQIIRLVEDAQTQKAPIQKLVDQVSAIFVPAVIVLALITGLGNWLYLDSISIAILRAVSVLVIACPCALGLATPAAIMAGTGVAARFGILIKDPQVLEQAHRLDIVAFDKTGTLTIGKPRLLQLLAFDHVKVSADEILATAAGLQLGSEHPLARALIDFAKDQHVLPISTSASTALPGIGIEGIPMTGAFAGHTVRLQSVSSLENSSILPAVLKKAQDFFDQGHTVSVLMDASSSQDITVSSNLTPIAILAFGDELKPHAKQAITALHALSIRTVMISGDNLAAAQTVAQSIGIDDVFAQIMPGNKANIIQQLQTSSLFSSASSNSASGKKHYVAMVGDGVNDAPALAMADVGMAMSTGTDVAMQAAGITLMRGDPSLVADAIDISKRTWNKIRQNLFWAFAFNTIGIPMAAFGYLSPMLAGSAMALSSFFVLSNALLLKRWRPSQLSTQ; this is encoded by the coding sequence ATGACGACATCAAAACTGACACATTCTGAGTTTTTTACCCTCGATATTGGGGGGATGACCTGCGCCTCATGCCTTAACCGGGTAGAAAAAGCCTTGAGTAGCATTCCGGGGGTTGAAGCTGCTACGGTCAATTTAGCTACTGAGCAAGCACGTATTCGGATAAAACCAGGCACTGCAAGCCTTGAAGACATTATTAACGCCGTTGAAAAGACGGGCTATAGCGCCAAAGAGAGCACGCCCCAAGGCAATGCCAGTCGGGATGTTGCTAAGTCATTCTGGGCAGCCGATGGCTTAGCCCGTGTAGTTTTGGGTTTTATGCTCTCCACCCCACTCTTCTTGCCCATGGTGCTGATGCCCTTTGGAGTCGATTGGTCTTTATCAGGCTGGTGGCAATTGGCTTTAGCAACGCCAGTGCAATTTATATTGGGGTGGCGATTTTATGTAGCGGGCTATAAATCCCTCATGGCGGGTGCTGGCAATATGGACTTACTGGTTGCACTAGGTACGAGTGCTGCTTATGGACTCAGTCTTTACCTTCTGCTCAATTCAAGCCATGCTCATGAACTGTATTTCGAGGGATCAGCGGTCATCATCTGCATGGTCTTATTGGGGAAATGGTTAGAGGCACGTGCCAAGCAGCAAACGAGTGAAGCCATTCGAGCGCTCCAAAAACTCTGGCCTGAGCATGCCAAGGTAATAGATCGTCAACTTACTGAACTGGGCAGTTCAAGTATTCGCCCAGACCAATATCGTGATTTACCTTTAGATCAAGTGTTGCCAGGTGATCGCGTATGGGTACTTCCCGGTGAACGTATTCCAGTAGACGGCACCATCCTGTCAGGCACTAGTCATGTGGATGAGTCTTTACTTACCGGGGAAAGTACTCCAGTCAAAAAGTCTGTGGACGCTAAAGTCATCGGCGGCTCTCTCAATGGCGAGGGTGCTTTAGTTGTGAGTGCAGTAGCTGTTGGTGTTGAAAGCGTGCTCTCGCAAATTATTCGCTTAGTAGAAGATGCACAAACCCAAAAAGCGCCGATTCAAAAACTCGTAGATCAAGTGAGCGCCATCTTTGTCCCGGCGGTGATTGTTTTAGCACTGATCACTGGTCTGGGTAATTGGCTTTATTTAGACTCAATCTCTATTGCTATTTTGCGCGCCGTCTCTGTTCTCGTCATTGCCTGCCCTTGCGCGCTTGGTTTAGCGACCCCTGCGGCCATTATGGCGGGCACTGGTGTGGCTGCACGCTTTGGCATTTTAATTAAAGATCCACAAGTGTTAGAGCAAGCCCATCGCTTAGACATCGTTGCCTTTGATAAAACAGGCACCCTCACAATTGGCAAGCCACGCTTACTTCAGCTTCTTGCATTTGATCATGTCAAGGTCAGTGCCGATGAAATATTAGCCACTGCAGCAGGTCTGCAATTAGGCAGTGAGCATCCCTTAGCTAGAGCGCTGATTGATTTCGCGAAAGATCAACATGTCTTGCCCATCTCTACCTCTGCAAGTACAGCATTACCCGGAATTGGTATAGAAGGCATTCCTATGACGGGGGCTTTTGCTGGTCATACCGTCCGCTTACAAAGCGTGAGCTCTCTCGAGAATAGTTCTATCCTTCCCGCCGTCCTCAAAAAAGCACAAGATTTTTTTGATCAAGGGCACACGGTTTCTGTATTAATGGATGCTAGTAGCTCGCAAGATATTACTGTTAGCTCCAATCTCACCCCCATTGCTATCCTAGCATTTGGTGATGAGCTGAAACCGCATGCTAAACAAGCGATTACCGCCTTACATGCACTCAGCATTCGTACCGTCATGATCTCCGGAGATAACTTAGCTGCTGCCCAGACGGTAGCTCAATCGATTGGTATAGATGATGTGTTTGCACAAATAATGCCTGGCAATAAAGCGAACATCATTCAACAACTTCAAACATCATCCCTATTTAGTTCAGCATCAAGCAATTCAGCTAGTGGCAAAAAACACTATGTTGCCATGGTAGGCGATGGGGTCAATGACGCTCCAGCCTTAGCTATGGCAGATGTGGGTATGGCAATGTCTACTGGTACGGATGTGGCTATGCAGGCAGCAGGCATTACTTTGATGCGAGGTGATCCTAGCTTAGTGGCGGATGCCATTGATATCTCCAAAAGAACTTGGAATAAGATCCGTCAAAATTTATTTTGGGCATTCGCATTTAATACGATTGGTATTCCGATGGCGGCGTTTGGCTATTTATCCCCGATGCTGGCTGGCAGTGCTATGGCCCTCTCGAGTTTCTTTGTACTAAGCAATGCTTTACTGCTCAAACGCTGGCGACCAAGCCAGCTATCAACTCAATAG